The genomic stretch TATTTTCATCCCCCAACCATTGCGTGGGAAGCCTCGCTGAAAACCCACTCACATCGAGTGGGTTTCTTTTGCCTAGAGGTTGACCGGATTGCGTCAAGGGCGATCGCCTCTCAGCGACAAAATGACACAATCGACCGACCAAGGCTAAGTGTTTATCCCCTCAACGAGAAGTTCAGCAGCAGATGCACGGATAGTGATCTGAAGAACTCTGCCCATTGAAGCTTGAATAGCGCTTAACGTCTTCAGCAAAATTACGACACTCGTGAATAGTGCCCACGCTTCATCCTGCGTACTTGTGACATTAGCTTCTGTGAATATCTCAATTCACTAATGTTGAGTAGCAATAATGACATTATGCTTAAGCCCCTAACCTTAGCAAAGCTTCGTAAACTTGTACAGAGTTTTTCGCACTCATTTCACTCTGAAAGGGGCTGGACTCATAAAAATTTTAGATTTGCTTAATATTTGCCCACCCATTCGTTCAGTTTATAGCTGGGATTGGGGATAAACCCAATCGTTGTTGGGCAGTTGAAAAGACGATTTGCCTAGTTAGAGGGCAGATCTTCAATCACGAGGCGATCGCCTTCCTGGATGCCAAGCTCTGCGGCTCGTCCACCCCGCAATTCTAGGACTTGGTTGACCATCGCATCAGGCCCATAGGTCGGACAGGTTGGCGTTGTGCAAGGGGGAACATCGGCGGCGATCGCCACCACTTCCCCGTCCTGCATAAACACCATGTCCAGGGAAATAGGCACATTTTTCATCCAAAATCGAGCTACACGCGGTGTGTTAAACAGAAAGAGCATGCCCCGATCGTCTGCCAACTCCGTCCGAAACATGAGCCCCGTAGACTGTTCTTGCGGCGTTCTGGCAACTTCAAGCTGAATCACCTGATCCGCAATGGTGACCTGTGCGGAAACGTCCAATGCTTGCCCTGTCGTCGGCATACCTTGCGCTGTGATGATAGATTGTGCGGATTCGTCTACGGTAGGCTCGCTCGCACTTAGGCTTCCACATCCTAGAAGCCCCACGCTCAAACCGATGGCGATCGCCCCAGCCATATAGTGATAGTTACGCATCATGGTTGCTCAGAAACGTTTGATATTCCATATACTGACTGCTTAGAAGAATTTCGAGAGCGGATGTTCCATAGGGATTTAAGGTATGCGTCTACCTTGCGTCGGCAGGGCAGATGAGGCTCTCTAGGTCTCTCGCATGACGTAGCCTACCCCCCGCACGGTTTGAATCAACCGCTTTTCGCCATCATCCTCAATTTTGAGGCGCAGATAGCGAACGTATACCTCTATCACGTTGGATTCCCCCATGAAATCGTACCCCCAGACGTTCTCCAAAATTTGTTCGCGCGTGAGAACTTCCCGTGGGTGCTCCATTAGATATTTCAACAACTCGAACTCTTTCATGGTAAGTTCGATGACCCGTCCATTGCGTAATGCTTGGCGTGTCGAAAGGTCTAAAACCAGATCGGCAAAGCGAAGTTGTTCGGCATTGGTAACATCTGGCTGCAGGTAGAGGTTGACCAGTTTTAAGAAATCATCACTGCGATAGGGTTTCAAGAAATAATCGTCTGCCCCAGCGTCAATACACGCAACCCGATCTTCCACCGAATCGCGTGCCATGAGCAGAATCACAGGCGTGCGAATCCCTCCACTACGCAAGTTGCGGCATAGTGACAACCCTGACTCACCGGCCAGCATTCGATCAATCACAATGAGCGCAGGCTGGTAGTCCTTGGCTTGTCGTAATCCATGTTCTGCATCAGGAGCGATCGCCGTGTTATAGCCCGCTTCGCGCAAATCTTGGCTGATTTGTCCGGCGAGGGTTTCGTCGGTTTCGATGAGCAAAACCCTTGGATTGAGGTCGGGAGACGTCGCATTCATGCTAGAAGAACTCAGAGATGAAGGATGCCTCGTTGCATTATAGGGCTGAAACGAAACGTCCGACTGATTTCTTCAGGGTTCGTTGTTACGGGTTGTTCTGGGGAGGCATTGGCATCTCTTGTGCCAACGGTTTTTGGGGCATCTGTTCTTGAAGATAGTGTTCTAAATCTTCTGTGGCTTCCTTCAGAACCCTGACCATTCCATCATCGTTATTTTCACGCCCCATTGGAGAGACGGAAGCATCAGAAGCGCTTTCGGGCGATCGCTCGTCCTGCAATGGCGCTGTAAACGTAGATTCCAACGCCTCAAGCGACTGTAGAAACTCAGCCATTGCCGCTTGGCGCAAGTTTTGCTGGTTCTGATTCATGGTGCTTGACTCCTAGCAAGAAGCGTTGAAACAAACAATTCAGGTTGAGAGAACGACGCATACGGCCTCAGTCCCTATTGCACCCATACCGTAACTTACAATTTGCAAAGATGACTGTGAATCCGCATTTAGCGCATCGCGATCGCCTGTAAAATAAACAATTGGTTACTTTGGATTTAGGGCTAACAACCTGGAAATGATCGACGTTTGATGATGAAGCCCAACTTAGATCTTGATCTCAGTATTCCCGTATTGATGAAAATCGCACCCTGATTGACTGACAAAACTCACACAACCCTGATTCTCTCGTAGGTTGGGTGAGCGCTAGCGTAACCCAACAGAATATAGGCTAGAGTTGGGTTCCACGTTGTTTCACCCAACTTACTAAAAAAGATTTGTCAGTCAACCAGAATCGCACCACCCTTGCTATCGCTTCCAAGAATACGTAATACCCCTTCATTAACGGTTTGCAGCTCATACCAACGGCAAATAAGCTCAGATCTTGCTCCATATTTGTCAGTTTGTAGGCTTGCGT from Synechococcales cyanobacterium T60_A2020_003 encodes the following:
- a CDS encoding response regulator transcription factor, coding for MNATSPDLNPRVLLIETDETLAGQISQDLREAGYNTAIAPDAEHGLRQAKDYQPALIVIDRMLAGESGLSLCRNLRSGGIRTPVILLMARDSVEDRVACIDAGADDYFLKPYRSDDFLKLVNLYLQPDVTNAEQLRFADLVLDLSTRQALRNGRVIELTMKEFELLKYLMEHPREVLTREQILENVWGYDFMGESNVIEVYVRYLRLKIEDDGEKRLIQTVRGVGYVMRET
- a CDS encoding DUF192 domain-containing protein, producing MAGAIAIGLSVGLLGCGSLSASEPTVDESAQSIITAQGMPTTGQALDVSAQVTIADQVIQLEVARTPQEQSTGLMFRTELADDRGMLFLFNTPRVARFWMKNVPISLDMVFMQDGEVVAIAADVPPCTTPTCPTYGPDAMVNQVLELRGGRAAELGIQEGDRLVIEDLPSN